TAAAAGCTTTACCGCTTTTTACAGCTTCTTTTACGGCTTCGTCCATGCCGTTATTTTTTAGCTTTGTCATCGCCTCACCAAAAGCTCCAACGCCTGGCAAAACAATGTGCGAATACTCTTTTAAATTTTCAGGCTTACTTACTAAGGCACATTTTTTGTCAAGAAAATCAAAAGCATTTATCACACTTTTGATGTTTCCAGCCCCATAGTCAATTATCGCTATCATTGTTCTTTGCCTCTAATTAGCCTTTTAAATTTAGTGCATGATTAAACTCTGGCACGATCACCTTAAGAGCAGGTGCGATCTCATTATCCTCAAGCTGTAAAAGCTCACTTATCTGCGAGTTTAAAAGCACTAAATCGTAAGGCTCTGAATGCGTTACAAAGATCGATTCATATTTTGTTTGCACATCGTCTTTGTTGATAAGTAGCTCTTCATAAAGCTTCTCGCCTGGTCTAAGACCCACAAATTCTATGCCCAAATGCTCTTTATTTGAAAGAAGAAGCATCTTTTTAGCAAGATCGACGATCTTAACAGGCTCGCCCATATCAAGTACGAAAAGCTCTCCACCTTTTGCGATAGAGGCTGCTTGAAGGACTAGCTGACAAGCTTCTGATGTAAGCATAAAGTATCTTGTGATCTCTGGGTGAGTGACGCTTAGTGGCTTATTTGCAGCGATCTGCGCTTTAAATTTAGGTATGACAGAGCCGCTTGAGCCAAGGACGTTACCAAAGCGAACGCAAACTATCTCGCATACACCTGCTTCATTTGAATTTAGTGCGTAAAGCTCGCAAACACGCTTAGTTGTACCCATTATGTTTGTTGGGCGCACAGCCTTGTCTGATGAGATCATGACAAATTTCTTAACGCCATATTTTTTAGAAATATCGACTGCATTTTTTGTGCCAAGGATGTTGTTTTCAACTGCTGAGCGAGGATTTAGCTCGCAAAGTGGCACGTGCTTATATGCAGCCGCGTGGATAACGATCTCGGGTTTAAAGTCAGCAAAAACTTCTTCAAAATCCTTTAAATTTGTGATATTTACAAGCTTGCTAATAGTTCTTTTATCTTTTGTATCTTCGCCTATTTTATAAAGGTTAAACTCGCTGTGCTCGACCATTACAAGCTCACTTACACCAAATTTTAAGCATTGCTTACAAATTTCACTTCCTATGCTACCGCCAGCTCCAGTGACAAGCACTCTTTTATCTTTTAAGAAATTTGAAATAGCCTCTGGATTTAGGTCTTTTGGCTTTCTAGCAAGTAAGTCTTCGATTGAGATATCCTTGATCGGCTCATTTTCGATAAGAGAGAAGAGCTTCATATCTCTTATGCCATATCCGCTTAGCTCATCAACTAAGGCTTGAAGCTCATCTTGATCTAGCGCAAGCGCAATGATAGCGGTCTTTGCATCATAATCTTTTATAAGGCTTGGTATCTCTTTTTTATCTTGCACTAAAAAACCATCACAATAAGTACCAACAAGATCACTCCTGCCATCTACCACTCCAACCGCGTAGTAGTCAAGATACCCTTGTTTTAAGCCACGCAAGACGTGAAGCGCTTTTGACGTTGCGCCTATAACGATACAAGGCTCACCTTTGTGAGGTTTGTTTGAAAAGTCAAGCACCATGCGTTTTGAAATTCTTAAAAGCCCAACAAGTAAGCATGAAATAAGAAGATCAATGAAAATAACGCTTCTTGGATATGGATTTAAAAAATCTTGAATGATAAAAAAA
This portion of the Campylobacter concisus genome encodes:
- the pglF gene encoding UDP-N-acetylglucosamine 4,6-dehydratase (configuration-retaining), with the translated sequence MFHATKLKRLVFFLLGDVFIFIFSIYVAYLLRFNADIPDIYVQGLFVTAGFLIVFKLFFMWMFKIYKVPWRFFGLNEARKIFLAHVCSAVLFTIVFFIIQDFLNPYPRSVIFIDLLISCLLVGLLRISKRMVLDFSNKPHKGEPCIVIGATSKALHVLRGLKQGYLDYYAVGVVDGRSDLVGTYCDGFLVQDKKEIPSLIKDYDAKTAIIALALDQDELQALVDELSGYGIRDMKLFSLIENEPIKDISIEDLLARKPKDLNPEAISNFLKDKRVLVTGAGGSIGSEICKQCLKFGVSELVMVEHSEFNLYKIGEDTKDKRTISKLVNITNLKDFEEVFADFKPEIVIHAAAYKHVPLCELNPRSAVENNILGTKNAVDISKKYGVKKFVMISSDKAVRPTNIMGTTKRVCELYALNSNEAGVCEIVCVRFGNVLGSSGSVIPKFKAQIAANKPLSVTHPEITRYFMLTSEACQLVLQAASIAKGGELFVLDMGEPVKIVDLAKKMLLLSNKEHLGIEFVGLRPGEKLYEELLINKDDVQTKYESIFVTHSEPYDLVLLNSQISELLQLEDNEIAPALKVIVPEFNHALNLKG